A single genomic interval of Methanocalculus natronophilus harbors:
- a CDS encoding type II toxin-antitoxin system HicA family toxin — MVKLRKLSGKEVCNILSKHGFSEVRQKGSHIIMQKTASGSTITVPVPNHNEIRIGTLQSIIRQSEIQRSEFE; from the coding sequence GTGGTTAAACTTCGGAAACTATCGGGAAAAGAAGTCTGCAACATTCTCTCAAAACATGGTTTTTCTGAAGTCAGGCAGAAGGGAAGCCATATAATTATGCAGAAAACTGCTTCCGGTTCTACAATTACAGTTCCTGTTCCAAATCATAATGAAATTCGTATTGGTACACTGCAGTCAATCATAAGGCAGTCTGAAATTCAAAGGAGTGAATTTGAGTGA
- a CDS encoding type II toxin-antitoxin system HicB family antitoxin: protein MQKQLTAIIEKEGDGYVSFCPEYDIASQGNTVEEARNNLHEALELFFETASPQEIQSRYHGEIYITRVDVACG from the coding sequence ATGCAAAAACAGCTTACAGCCATTATTGAAAAGGAAGGCGATGGCTATGTTTCATTCTGTCCGGAATACGACATTGCAAGCCAGGGCAATACAGTAGAAGAAGCCCGTAATAACCTTCATGAGGCTTTAGAGCTCTTTTTTGAAACCGCATCACCGCAGGAGATTCAGTCACGGTACCACGGGGAGATCTATATCACACGGGTGGATGTGGCTTGTGGTTAA
- a CDS encoding ABC transporter ATP-binding protein, with the protein MIRVTDLYKTYQMGEVFVHALNGVSLEIGKGEFVGIAGASGSGKSTLLHMIGLLDVPTSGSVEISETDVFKLPDYEKTLFRLEWLGFVFQDYALSSELTAYENVILPLMARGVSDADMEERALHMLDQVGLLDRALHLPKELSGGEQQRVAIARGLVNEPAILLADEPCGNLDTKNSTIILDLIAEINRESRQTVLMISHEDDHQQYCERVITLSDGEIVEG; encoded by the coding sequence ATGATACGGGTAACTGATCTCTATAAGACGTACCAGATGGGCGAGGTGTTTGTCCATGCCCTGAACGGGGTAAGCCTTGAGATAGGGAAAGGGGAGTTTGTCGGTATTGCCGGTGCGTCGGGGAGCGGGAAATCGACACTTCTCCATATGATCGGCCTTCTTGATGTACCGACCAGCGGATCTGTTGAGATATCGGAAACTGACGTTTTCAAACTCCCGGATTATGAGAAGACGCTCTTCCGGCTTGAGTGGCTTGGTTTCGTCTTCCAGGATTATGCCCTCTCCTCAGAGCTGACCGCATATGAGAACGTGATCCTTCCGCTGATGGCACGTGGTGTATCTGACGCCGATATGGAAGAGCGGGCACTCCATATGCTCGATCAGGTGGGGCTTTTGGACAGGGCTCTGCATCTTCCAAAAGAGCTCTCCGGCGGGGAGCAGCAGCGGGTCGCAATAGCCCGCGGGCTCGTCAACGAACCTGCTATTCTTCTTGCAGACGAGCCGTGTGGAAACCTTGATACAAAGAATTCTACGATCATCCTGGATCTCATTGCAGAGATTAACAGGGAGAGCCGCCAGACGGTGCTGATGATATCGCATGAAGACGATCACCAGCAGTATTGTGAGCGGGTGATCACGCTCTCGGATGGAGAGATAGTGGAGGGGTGA
- a CDS encoding ABC transporter permease: MQAQDTISTGSGSRGDRLVLNGSKVSLFLASRAIRRGGKVGTLLNILIIAMVFTNMLIFSGFIGGGVVDMFYDQSVDYVTSDVVIRPDHEERTLFHVDELLDRVNRVPGVARASPRYSIGGTLSHRGSMVSIPITAINPRDEVEVTRIHEHMIEGSDFLSPGDDGIVLGIFVAGHEDPGMDFFDSLGGVRAGDSIDVMYANGVAREYLVKGVFATKSYQADYMAFVSWEEMNAVLGYENTEATEVLVRAIPGEDLFALEMRLMDFGVQDRVETWEDAMGLEVEDMVETFLIIDTIAIIVSMIIAIVVIGIVFTIKTINNRRQIGIQKAIGIANRIIIGSYVTQALFIWFFGIILGMIIVNLLFVYFSAHPLETPRGDIVPVFELSTMLENAALLGVASGLAGFIPAWRITRENTLDAMRG, encoded by the coding sequence TTGCAGGCGCAGGATACTATCTCTACCGGCAGCGGCAGCAGGGGTGACCGGCTGGTGCTCAACGGATCAAAAGTCTCCCTTTTCCTTGCTTCCCGTGCGATCAGGCGGGGAGGAAAAGTGGGGACTCTTCTCAACATCCTCATCATCGCGATGGTCTTCACCAATATGCTCATCTTCTCCGGGTTTATCGGAGGAGGGGTTGTTGACATGTTTTATGACCAGTCGGTCGATTATGTCACATCTGACGTGGTTATCAGGCCGGATCATGAAGAACGGACACTGTTTCACGTGGATGAACTTCTTGACCGGGTCAACCGTGTGCCGGGTGTTGCCCGGGCATCGCCCCGGTATTCGATAGGCGGGACGCTGAGCCACAGGGGATCGATGGTGAGTATCCCGATAACCGCGATCAATCCCCGGGATGAGGTTGAAGTCACCAGAATCCATGAACACATGATTGAGGGGAGCGACTTCCTCTCTCCCGGCGATGACGGCATCGTGCTTGGGATTTTTGTCGCGGGCCATGAGGATCCCGGCATGGATTTCTTTGATTCGCTTGGCGGTGTCAGGGCAGGCGATTCGATTGACGTGATGTATGCAAACGGGGTGGCCAGGGAATACCTGGTGAAGGGCGTTTTTGCCACCAAGTCCTACCAGGCAGATTACATGGCCTTTGTTTCATGGGAGGAGATGAATGCGGTCCTGGGGTATGAGAATACCGAAGCAACCGAGGTGCTTGTCAGGGCAATTCCCGGTGAGGATCTTTTCGCACTGGAGATGCGGCTAATGGATTTTGGTGTACAGGATCGGGTGGAGACCTGGGAAGATGCGATGGGCCTTGAGGTAGAAGATATGGTGGAGACGTTCTTAATCATCGACACCATTGCGATTATCGTCAGCATGATCATTGCGATTGTGGTGATTGGGATCGTCTTTACGATAAAGACCATCAACAACCGGCGGCAGATTGGAATCCAGAAGGCGATCGGGATCGCAAACCGGATCATCATCGGCAGTTATGTGACACAGGCGCTCTTCATCTGGTTTTTTGGAATCATTCTGGGGATGATCATCGTGAATCTTCTCTTTGTCTACTTCTCAGCACATCCGCTTGAGACTCCTCGCGGAGATATTGTTCCGGTCTTTGAATTGTCAACAATGCTTGAGAATGCTGCCTTGCTGGGTGTGGCATCAGGGCTTGCCGGATTCATACCTGCCTGGCGGATCACCCGGGAGAATACCCTTGATGCGATGAGGGGCTGA
- a CDS encoding COG1361 S-layer family protein: MLVAIPCTVAASATGSSVTVTSHEVVPDVVMPGDTALVHVTIENTAATWARTESVTHTYGVMDKSTSDTRDVYLVIGSVFLDGRKDIRVLEGNSAFSGVLGPGQSMELSFLIQAPEKSGIYFPQLRIGVSGGENVIYPIPVNVNMPVYSMKKPIIQVSQSDLPFVAPGETFETELCVTNIGESAAQDFSVSVSMGDLMISPVGPASSAAPVLAPGSDLVLPLLLRVGKEIEPGLYDLPVMVTYTRVDGSLQQETATASADVRGASSLAVSQVRTDPITVSAGEPFDLVIRLENTGTGRAESVSAEIDLPLTGTRESFVGSIRPGNDAPAVFRLTADGDGEMPYTLTVHYSDDYGDHELRQPLVLVVRPKGMDGTVIAFVIIVLLAGAGYYLYRQRQQG, encoded by the coding sequence TTGTTGGTAGCTATTCCCTGTACGGTTGCAGCATCTGCTACAGGATCATCAGTCACCGTAACGAGCCATGAGGTCGTTCCTGACGTGGTGATGCCAGGCGATACTGCTCTTGTCCATGTTACCATCGAAAACACGGCGGCAACATGGGCAAGAACAGAATCAGTTACTCATACATACGGTGTTATGGATAAATCGACGTCCGACACCAGGGATGTCTACCTTGTCATCGGCAGCGTCTTTCTTGATGGCAGGAAGGATATCAGGGTTCTTGAAGGAAATTCCGCCTTCAGCGGGGTCCTTGGACCGGGCCAGTCTATGGAACTCTCGTTTTTGATCCAGGCTCCCGAGAAGAGCGGGATCTACTTTCCACAGCTCCGAATCGGGGTGAGTGGTGGTGAGAATGTTATCTACCCGATACCGGTAAATGTTAATATGCCGGTATATTCGATGAAGAAACCAATTATTCAGGTATCCCAGTCTGATCTACCCTTTGTTGCACCTGGTGAGACATTTGAGACCGAACTCTGTGTTACTAATATCGGTGAGAGTGCGGCGCAGGATTTTTCGGTTTCGGTCTCAATGGGAGATCTGATGATTTCTCCGGTTGGGCCTGCGTCATCTGCTGCCCCGGTGCTTGCTCCCGGATCTGACCTGGTTCTCCCGCTATTGCTCAGGGTTGGAAAAGAGATCGAGCCCGGACTCTATGATCTGCCGGTTATGGTCACGTATACCAGGGTTGATGGATCGCTGCAGCAGGAGACTGCAACCGCTTCAGCTGATGTCCGTGGTGCATCTTCTCTTGCAGTCTCACAGGTGAGAACCGATCCGATCACGGTCTCTGCGGGAGAGCCATTTGACCTCGTTATCCGCCTTGAGAATACCGGAACCGGGCGGGCAGAGTCGGTATCTGCAGAAATCGATCTCCCTCTCACCGGCACCCGCGAGTCATTTGTCGGATCCATCAGGCCAGGAAACGATGCGCCGGCTGTCTTCCGCCTGACTGCTGATGGCGATGGTGAGATGCCGTATACGCTCACGGTCCACTACTCGGATGATTATGGTGATCACGAACTGCGCCAGCCACTGGTGCTGGTGGTGCGGCCAAAGGGAATGGATGGCACAGTCATTGCGTTTGTCATCATCGTGCTGCTTGCAGGCGCAGGATACTATCTCTACCGGCAGCGGCAGCAGGGGTGA
- the thiM gene encoding hydroxyethylthiazole kinase, which yields MNDSAAALFGAIRENRPLVHHITNTVTINDCANATLAIGAAPVMAGAIGEVAEMVAIADALVLNIGTITPDQVDAMVAAAHAANRKGIPVILDPVGVGATTLRTASAERILNECTVTILKGNAGEVGVLAGTGGTVRGVDSGGCRGDPVDVALASAERWDTTVAMTGPTDVISGRGGGYLIKNGHPMMERLSGTGCMAASIVGAFAAGGDDPVLAAASALAAFGIAGELGAAGARGPYTFRTTLFDELSMLSPDDLVKKAAMERIRGI from the coding sequence ATGAACGATTCGGCAGCAGCACTTTTTGGAGCAATCAGAGAGAACCGCCCGCTTGTCCACCATATCACCAATACCGTCACCATCAATGACTGCGCAAATGCCACCCTTGCAATTGGCGCAGCCCCCGTGATGGCAGGTGCAATCGGTGAGGTGGCCGAGATGGTTGCGATTGCAGATGCACTTGTTCTGAATATCGGCACGATCACCCCCGATCAGGTCGATGCGATGGTAGCGGCAGCCCACGCCGCAAACAGAAAAGGAATACCCGTCATCCTTGACCCGGTTGGTGTTGGAGCAACCACGCTCAGGACAGCGAGTGCGGAGCGGATTCTGAATGAATGCACCGTCACTATCCTCAAAGGCAATGCCGGCGAGGTGGGGGTGCTTGCGGGAACTGGCGGAACCGTTCGGGGAGTTGATTCCGGGGGATGTCGGGGCGATCCGGTTGATGTGGCGCTTGCATCCGCAGAGCGATGGGATACAACCGTTGCCATGACCGGCCCAACCGATGTGATCTCGGGCAGAGGTGGCGGATACCTGATCAAAAACGGCCACCCGATGATGGAGAGGCTCTCTGGAACCGGGTGCATGGCTGCATCCATTGTCGGGGCTTTTGCGGCTGGAGGTGATGATCCGGTGCTGGCTGCCGCATCAGCGCTGGCAGCATTTGGGATCGCCGGAGAGCTCGGTGCAGCCGGGGCACGGGGACCATATACATTCCGGACCACCCTCTTTGACGAACTCTCCATGCTTTCACCCGATGATCTCGTGAAAAAAGCTGCTATGGAGAGGATTCGTGGCATTTGA
- the thiE gene encoding thiamine phosphate synthase: protein MAFDLYVVTDEAIGFGRSHARQAELALRGGADIIQLRDKTLPDDQLLRVAEEIRHLTRDAGALFIVNDSPAIAFACGADGLHLGQQDIPVATARKHAPPGFLIGTSVGSVAEAVSAERAGADYLALSPVFATTSKADAGNGFGLARLKDIRDATRLPLIAIGGITHVNVGSVIDAGADGVAVISAVVGAEDISAAAAEMKARILAAKQQGSSPYF, encoded by the coding sequence GTGGCATTTGATCTCTATGTTGTCACCGACGAAGCCATTGGTTTTGGGCGATCACATGCACGGCAGGCGGAACTGGCGCTCCGTGGAGGAGCAGACATCATCCAGCTCCGCGACAAAACCCTTCCAGATGACCAGCTTCTTCGGGTTGCAGAAGAGATCCGGCACCTGACCCGTGATGCAGGTGCCCTGTTCATCGTCAATGACTCCCCCGCGATCGCCTTTGCCTGCGGAGCAGACGGCCTTCACCTCGGCCAGCAGGACATCCCGGTTGCCACGGCACGGAAGCATGCACCTCCGGGTTTTCTCATCGGCACCTCCGTTGGATCGGTTGCTGAAGCCGTGAGTGCTGAGAGAGCCGGAGCTGACTACCTGGCACTCAGCCCTGTCTTTGCCACCACCTCAAAAGCCGATGCAGGAAACGGCTTTGGCCTTGCCAGGCTCAAAGATATCAGGGACGCAACCAGGCTCCCGCTGATCGCAATCGGCGGGATCACCCACGTAAATGTCGGATCTGTCATCGATGCCGGTGCAGATGGTGTCGCAGTCATCTCTGCAGTCGTCGGAGCAGAGGACATTTCAGCAGCTGCCGCAGAGATGAAAGCCCGCATTCTCGCTGCAAAACAACAAGGTTCTTCTCCATATTTCTAA
- a CDS encoding SIS domain-containing protein, protein MSTDELTGYMLDTAEMIIRVAERLDTERAGVFLSELLSGRRIYVTGAGRSGLVAKAFALRLMHLGFTSYVIGETITPAFGSEDMLVVFSGSGETNSVVNAAEKVRDLGGWSCLITANPQSHAAELVDHTIDLGESSGVAEDIPHEFEVRQITGQYRSVQVPAGRGSAFELAALVFSDAVISALMEARHLTADEVRKKFSDRFTTMQ, encoded by the coding sequence GTGAGTACAGACGAGTTGACCGGCTATATGCTTGATACGGCAGAGATGATCATCCGTGTAGCAGAGCGGCTTGATACTGAACGTGCAGGAGTCTTCCTCTCAGAACTCCTCTCGGGACGGAGGATCTATGTCACGGGTGCCGGCAGGTCAGGGCTTGTTGCAAAGGCATTTGCCCTGCGGCTGATGCATCTTGGGTTTACCAGTTATGTGATCGGCGAGACGATCACGCCCGCATTTGGATCTGAGGATATGCTCGTTGTCTTCTCTGGTTCAGGTGAGACAAACTCGGTTGTTAATGCCGCTGAAAAAGTCCGCGATCTTGGTGGGTGGAGCTGCCTGATCACGGCAAATCCTCAGTCGCATGCAGCAGAGCTTGTTGATCACACAATCGATCTCGGAGAGTCATCCGGGGTGGCTGAGGATATCCCCCATGAGTTTGAGGTCCGGCAGATTACCGGCCAGTACCGGTCGGTTCAGGTTCCGGCAGGCAGGGGGTCGGCATTTGAGCTGGCAGCACTTGTCTTTTCAGATGCAGTGATCTCTGCCCTGATGGAGGCGCGGCACCTGACTGCCGACGAGGTCAGGAAGAAGTTCTCAGACAGGTTTACAACGATGCAGTGA
- a CDS encoding sodium-dependent transporter, translating to MPLKEDQGSVEHWSSNIGFILASIGAAVGIGNIWRFSTVVGQNGGGAYLIPFLLAVVLVAFPLMVIEIKAGRALAADVVSAFEKVHRLFSGIGWLMIAIGFVVLSYYLVITGWTLAFVLYSFIGTAGDFTHFTAGYLPVLFFIIAALLTGGVVALGIRKGIERVTFTLIPACFVILIALALYALTLPGFGDGIAFFLTPDFSVLGDPALWGAAFGQAFFSLSVGTGILLTYGSYLRRSVPIARSAVYITFADISVAMLSGLIIFPIVFTLGLSPGMGADLVFTTLPEAFSMIPFGTWIGALFFLLLFFSALTATVSMMEMPLSSLVARSGISRKKASAVLTAGVIAVGLPSALSYSVLDLTISGIPVLDLLDETVGSFGLPLTALLMAVAFGWVLDPALLREKGGLRGPIPRFILLVCRYLIPPVLVVVLISLGIDHLFS from the coding sequence ATGCCCCTCAAAGAGGATCAGGGTTCAGTTGAACACTGGTCTTCCAATATCGGTTTTATCCTTGCTTCCATCGGCGCAGCTGTTGGAATCGGAAATATATGGCGTTTTTCAACAGTTGTCGGCCAGAACGGTGGTGGTGCGTATCTTATCCCGTTTCTGCTCGCCGTGGTGCTGGTTGCATTTCCACTGATGGTCATCGAGATCAAGGCCGGCCGTGCGCTTGCAGCGGATGTGGTCTCGGCTTTTGAGAAGGTGCACCGTCTCTTCTCAGGGATTGGCTGGCTGATGATTGCGATCGGTTTTGTGGTGCTCAGCTATTATCTTGTTATTACCGGCTGGACACTCGCATTTGTATTGTATTCATTTATCGGTACAGCAGGTGATTTTACCCACTTCACAGCCGGGTATCTCCCGGTTCTCTTCTTCATCATAGCAGCCCTGCTGACTGGAGGGGTTGTTGCTCTTGGGATCCGAAAGGGGATAGAGAGGGTGACGTTCACACTTATTCCGGCATGTTTTGTCATCCTGATTGCCCTGGCTCTCTATGCTCTCACGCTTCCGGGGTTTGGAGACGGGATCGCCTTCTTCCTGACGCCTGACTTTTCGGTGCTGGGCGATCCTGCTCTCTGGGGAGCAGCATTTGGCCAGGCATTCTTCTCGCTCTCGGTTGGAACCGGCATTCTTCTCACCTATGGATCGTATCTGAGGCGTTCTGTCCCGATTGCCAGATCTGCTGTGTACATCACATTTGCAGATATCTCAGTTGCGATGCTATCCGGCCTCATCATCTTTCCGATCGTCTTCACCCTGGGCTTATCGCCTGGAATGGGCGCAGATCTTGTCTTCACAACCCTTCCTGAGGCCTTTTCGATGATTCCCTTTGGAACATGGATAGGTGCGCTCTTCTTCCTTCTCCTCTTCTTCTCTGCTTTAACGGCAACTGTCTCGATGATGGAGATGCCACTCTCATCGCTGGTTGCACGGAGCGGAATATCCAGGAAGAAAGCGAGTGCCGTCCTGACTGCCGGGGTGATCGCAGTCGGGCTCCCTTCGGCTCTCAGCTATTCTGTACTGGATCTCACGATCTCAGGTATCCCTGTTCTGGATCTCCTGGATGAGACAGTTGGATCGTTTGGCCTGCCCCTCACCGCACTCCTGATGGCAGTTGCATTCGGATGGGTGCTTGACCCGGCACTGCTCAGGGAGAAAGGAGGATTACGAGGTCCTATTCCACGTTTTATCCTCCTGGTATGCAGGTACCTGATTCCCCCGGTGCTGGTGGTGGTGCTCATCTCTCTTGGGATTGATCACCTCTTCTCCTGA
- a CDS encoding CDC48 family AAA ATPase, translated as MPEMYLKVDSAYPEDLGGGKARLDPETMLALRVSPGDLVAIEGKKQTLAKVWRAMAKDWDQQKIRIDKFTRENAAVSIGDRVKITKVEAVIEAKEVVIAPPENLPPQLTIHMEHAAQGLINYPVSTGDVVPIRAMMIPQLIEFKVTALDPEDAVIITRNTTITISDKPAPGFEGLKRISYEDIGGLKDELQRLRETIELPIRHPELFKTLGIEPPKGLLLYGPPGTGKTLIARAVANESGAHFISIAGPEVISKYYGESEQRLREVFEEANENAPSIIFIDELDSIAPKREDVTGEVERRVVAQLLTMMDGLEERGQVVVIGATNRLDAIDQALRRPGRFDREIEIGVPPKADREEILNIHTRGMPVDESVRIEQIASETHGFVGADLAALAREAAIRALRRYLPEIDLEQDTIPQEVLDELRVRSDDFREAQREVFPSAMREVMLEGTNIRWSDIGGLASARQEIREAVELPLTSRERFEELGIRVPKGVLLYGPPGTGKTLIAKAVATESGANFIPVKGPQLLSKWVGESERAVREIFKKARQVAPSIILFDEMDALTPVRGASGDTSHTVESVLNQILTEIDGIEEIRDVIVMGATNRPDIVDPALLRPGRFDRLVYIGEPEEADRKQILGIHMRGMPIEGGSTEEIVAILKDCEYSCIERIFESLGEGAEITADAVREAAAAMPKTEAGGLKKSEIRKLVFTLAERFDQKYADAARETVIATVAEKSPGFVGSDLEGLCREAGMLAMREGASSVAIHHFNEAMEKIHPTMNERLKEYYARIQQHFKGGLPRQSQPVEYQ; from the coding sequence ATGCCTGAAATGTATCTGAAGGTCGATTCGGCCTATCCTGAGGATCTGGGTGGCGGGAAGGCACGGCTCGATCCGGAGACGATGCTTGCCCTCCGGGTCTCCCCCGGTGACCTGGTGGCAATTGAGGGGAAGAAGCAGACGCTGGCAAAGGTCTGGCGTGCCATGGCAAAGGACTGGGACCAGCAGAAGATCCGGATTGACAAGTTTACCCGCGAGAATGCTGCCGTATCAATCGGCGACCGGGTAAAGATCACCAAAGTCGAAGCGGTGATCGAGGCAAAGGAGGTGGTGATCGCTCCACCCGAAAACCTCCCTCCCCAGCTGACAATTCATATGGAGCATGCTGCACAGGGACTGATCAACTATCCTGTCTCAACAGGCGATGTTGTGCCTATCCGCGCCATGATGATCCCGCAGCTCATTGAGTTCAAGGTGACCGCACTTGATCCGGAGGATGCGGTCATCATCACAAGAAATACCACTATTACCATATCAGATAAACCGGCTCCCGGCTTCGAAGGGCTGAAACGGATCAGCTATGAGGATATCGGAGGATTGAAAGATGAGCTTCAGCGCCTCCGTGAAACAATAGAACTCCCCATACGCCACCCGGAACTCTTCAAGACGCTTGGTATCGAGCCGCCAAAGGGGCTCCTCCTGTACGGCCCTCCGGGAACAGGCAAGACACTTATTGCACGGGCCGTTGCCAATGAATCCGGCGCACATTTTATCTCTATTGCCGGGCCGGAAGTGATCTCGAAGTACTATGGCGAGTCGGAACAGCGGCTCCGTGAGGTCTTTGAGGAGGCAAATGAGAACGCGCCGTCGATTATCTTTATCGACGAACTCGACTCCATCGCACCGAAACGCGAGGATGTCACAGGAGAGGTGGAACGGCGTGTTGTTGCGCAGCTCCTGACGATGATGGATGGCCTCGAGGAGCGCGGCCAGGTGGTGGTGATCGGGGCTACGAACCGGCTTGATGCAATCGACCAGGCGCTCCGCCGCCCCGGCAGGTTTGATCGCGAGATCGAGATCGGGGTTCCGCCGAAGGCAGACCGTGAGGAGATCCTCAATATCCATACACGCGGTATGCCGGTTGATGAGAGTGTCAGAATCGAGCAGATCGCCTCCGAGACGCATGGGTTTGTCGGTGCGGATCTCGCTGCACTCGCACGGGAAGCTGCAATCCGGGCGCTCAGGCGATATCTTCCGGAGATTGATCTTGAGCAGGATACGATTCCGCAGGAGGTTCTTGATGAACTGCGGGTGCGCTCAGATGATTTCCGGGAGGCGCAGCGTGAGGTCTTCCCCTCTGCAATGCGTGAGGTGATGCTTGAAGGAACAAACATCCGCTGGTCGGATATTGGCGGCCTGGCTTCTGCCCGGCAGGAGATCCGGGAAGCAGTTGAACTCCCCCTGACGAGCAGGGAGAGGTTCGAGGAGCTTGGGATTCGTGTCCCAAAAGGTGTCCTGCTGTATGGGCCCCCGGGAACAGGCAAGACCCTGATCGCAAAAGCGGTAGCAACCGAGTCCGGGGCCAATTTCATCCCGGTCAAAGGGCCCCAGCTCCTCTCTAAATGGGTCGGGGAGAGTGAACGCGCGGTCAGGGAGATTTTCAAGAAAGCCCGCCAGGTGGCACCCTCGATCATCCTCTTTGATGAGATGGATGCCCTGACCCCTGTACGGGGTGCGTCTGGGGATACGTCGCATACAGTCGAGAGTGTGCTCAACCAGATACTCACCGAGATCGACGGGATCGAGGAGATCCGCGATGTTATCGTGATGGGTGCGACAAACAGGCCTGATATTGTCGATCCCGCTCTTCTCAGGCCAGGCAGGTTTGATCGGCTCGTCTACATCGGGGAGCCTGAAGAAGCCGACAGGAAGCAGATCCTGGGTATTCACATGCGTGGTATGCCGATTGAGGGGGGCAGCACCGAAGAGATCGTTGCCATTCTCAAGGATTGTGAATATAGCTGCATTGAACGGATATTCGAGTCTCTTGGAGAGGGTGCGGAGATAACTGCCGATGCAGTCAGGGAAGCTGCTGCTGCAATGCCGAAGACCGAGGCGGGCGGCCTGAAGAAAAGCGAGATCCGGAAACTGGTCTTTACCCTTGCAGAGCGCTTTGATCAGAAATATGCAGATGCTGCGCGTGAAACAGTTATTGCAACGGTTGCAGAGAAATCGCCCGGATTTGTCGGATCTGACCTTGAGGGGCTCTGCCGGGAAGCCGGGATGCTCGCAATGCGAGAGGGTGCATCGTCTGTTGCCATCCACCATTTCAACGAGGCGATGGAGAAGATCCACCCGACGATGAACGAGCGGCTCAAGGAGTATTATGCCCGTATCCAGCAGCATTTCAAAGGCGGCCTCCCTCGCCAGTCACAGCCGGTGGAATACCAGTAA
- the larC gene encoding nickel pincer cofactor biosynthesis protein LarC, with the protein MRTILFDPVHGAAGDMIIAGLLAAGADRDATTGAMASIVREPEITRVMRGGIQALHIRTHAEETTRTLDEVIARIRDADVSDQVKDMAARIFARINDAETRVHGAHAHFHEVGADDAVADVIGAVTALLSLAPDAVAVRTIPLGSGTIQSAHGQMPVPAPATAYILEQSHLSTRIGPEGAGELVTPTGAAILAEFHAIYGRAAPEGRICAVGYGAGSRNPPDYPNVLRVMIIGDDTDKTDVDILETNVDDVDGEVIGSAIERLHREGARDASAAPIIMKKGRPGHLIRVICRKEDSGRLACILAEELGTLGVRCIGSVHRFIAEREFKTVTIPTGDEIPVKIGHWEGRIISVKAEFDSVAAAAERHGMTVREVKRLAEEAARRELQ; encoded by the coding sequence ATGCGGACAATCCTCTTTGACCCGGTACATGGTGCAGCTGGCGACATGATCATTGCAGGCCTGCTTGCAGCAGGTGCAGACCGGGATGCAACAACAGGCGCAATGGCATCGATTGTTAGGGAACCAGAGATAACACGCGTAATGCGTGGAGGAATCCAGGCGCTGCATATCAGAACGCATGCGGAAGAGACGACCCGCACCCTTGACGAGGTGATCGCCCGCATCCGGGATGCCGATGTTTCCGATCAGGTAAAAGATATGGCAGCGCGGATTTTTGCTCGTATCAATGATGCAGAGACCCGTGTCCACGGGGCACATGCGCATTTTCACGAGGTGGGTGCAGATGATGCAGTCGCCGATGTTATCGGTGCAGTCACCGCACTCCTCTCGCTTGCACCTGATGCAGTCGCTGTCAGGACGATCCCGCTTGGGAGCGGGACAATTCAGTCCGCGCACGGGCAGATGCCTGTCCCGGCACCTGCAACCGCCTATATCCTCGAACAGTCCCATCTCAGCACCCGTATCGGCCCGGAAGGCGCAGGGGAGCTGGTCACCCCGACCGGGGCTGCAATCCTCGCCGAGTTTCATGCCATCTACGGAAGAGCTGCACCCGAGGGCAGGATTTGTGCTGTCGGCTATGGTGCTGGCAGCCGGAACCCCCCTGATTACCCAAATGTCCTGCGCGTGATGATCATCGGGGATGACACAGACAAGACAGATGTCGATATCCTGGAGACAAATGTCGATGATGTGGATGGTGAGGTGATAGGATCAGCAATTGAACGGCTCCACCGGGAAGGCGCCCGTGACGCCTCTGCTGCACCCATTATCATGAAGAAGGGGCGGCCCGGCCACCTGATCCGGGTGATCTGCAGGAAAGAGGATTCCGGCAGGCTTGCATGTATCCTTGCAGAAGAGCTTGGAACCCTTGGTGTCAGGTGTATCGGATCAGTCCACCGATTCATTGCAGAGAGGGAGTTCAAAACGGTCACGATACCAACAGGCGACGAGATCCCAGTCAAGATCGGGCACTGGGAGGGCCGGATCATCTCGGTCAAGGCCGAGTTCGATTCGGTTGCAGCGGCGGCAGAACGCCATGGTATGACAGTCCGCGAAGTGAAGCGTCTTGCTGAAGAGGCTGCCCGAAGGGAGCTGCAATAG